The Salmo salar chromosome ssa06, Ssal_v3.1, whole genome shotgun sequence genome window below encodes:
- the LOC106601838 gene encoding GTPase IMAP family member 9, whose amino-acid sequence MASNESSKPKRRRKSSMDEPPYLSGDAEFRVLLFGRSGRSQFSLANSILRTDVFNDELCNITESQRHRSEAFERKLAVVNTPNLSEYEASQKELKRVFKMSVCMSSPGPYVVLFAFDLNNISPSAVSILELVTKHFGDSILNHMMVVVCHEEEKEDSALEEKVKTNRDFRELIEKCGQRYHLFNERKARRDEKVSRQLLEKMDDMVRDNGCRFYSNHQYQEAEERIQKEERFMMKGREKEMLTKRKELESRYTGEGLEEELLQFETRIRVENREKAERKISEVLGFTLTAVDYAAAVGKGAALGALCGAVMGFEGMAVGAAVGAVVGGVIGGAASAAWGYVTNAAAQMNRR is encoded by the exons ATGGCATCCAATGAGA GTTCTAAACcgaaaaggaggaggaagagcagcatgGACGAGCCTCCTTATT tgTCAGGCGATGCAGAGTTTAGAGTCCTTCTCTTTGGGAGAAGTGGCCGAAGTCAATTTTCTCTGGCAAACTCCATTCTGCGGACAGATGTGTTCAATGATGAGCTCTGCAACATTACAGAGAGTCAGAGACACAGGAGTGAGGCGTTTGAGAGGAAACTAGCTGTGGTCAACACTCCAAACCTCTCTGAGTATGAGGCATCCCAGAAAGAGCTGAAACGGGTGTTCaagatgtctgtgtgtatgtcctcTCCTGGTCCCTACGTCGTTCTCTTTGCATTCGACCTGAACAACATCTCACCAAGTGCCGTAAGCATCCTGGAACTCGTCACAAAGCATTTTGGGGACAGCATCTTGAACCACATGATGGTTGTGGTGTGCcatgaagaggagaaggaggattcAGCTCTTGAGGAGAAAGTCAAGACTAACAGAGACTTCAGGGAGCTCATTGAGAAGTGTGGCCAAAGGTATCACCTCTTCAATGAGAGGAAGGCCCGGAGAGATGAGAAGGTTTCCAGACAGCTCCTGGAGAAGATGGACGACATGGTGAGGGATAACGGATGCAGATTCTACTCCAATCACCAATACCAGGAAGCAGAGGAGAGAATCCAGAAAGAGGAGCGTTTCAtgatgaaagggagagagaaagagatgctgACAAAGAGGAAGGAGCTGGAGAGCAGGTACACAGGTGAAGGTCTTGAGGAGGAGCTGCTGCAGTTTGAGACAAGGATAAGAGTAGAGAACCGAGAGAAGGCTGAGAGGAAGATCTCAGAGGTACTGGGATTTACTCTAACAGCAGTTGACTATGCTGCTGCAGTAGGTAAAGGGGCAGCTCTAGGGGCTTTATGTGGAGCGGTCATGGGGTTTGAGGGTATGGCGGTGGGAGCCGCTGTAGGTGCCGTTGTCGGGGGTGTCATAGGAGGTGCTGCCAGTGCGGCATGGGGTTACGTCACAAACGCTGCTGCACAAATGAATAGACGTTGA
- the LOC106606233 gene encoding GTPase IMAP family member 9: MELRILVVGSSGPSQFSLTNSILGREEFSKDVTSIVQSRKNLGDLAGTRVALVNGPNLYGKHLSRTKMKTEMKRCKCLSAPGPHALLMAFDLEQICPNDVKTPKLMVKRFGEDALSHTIVLLAYEGDVDILALENRVSTDWHLRELIEQCGGRYHVFNKNWRDRSRDKELLQKIERMLATLGGQHYTSRSYGQAEESVRKEERKLLKKRTAETEEAWRELEQQYRGEALRWQMDAYNNSVGAEIRAKAEMDNGWLRTSLAVGAGLGLAAGAAMGMAMGAVAGAMGMTMGGAIGGLMGGSAGGTAQVAIEHLEDRVGPHATNFNTVFINRFFRPPRS; this comes from the exons ATGGAGTTGAGGATCCTGGTGGTGGGGTCCAGTGGACCGTCTCAGTTCTCCCTGACCAACTCTATCCTGGGGAGGGAGGAGTTCTCCAAGGACGTCACCAGCATCGTCCAGAGCAGGAAGAACCTGGGGGACCTGGCCGGGACGCGTGTTGCTCTGGTCAACGGACCCAACCTCTACGGGAAGCACCTGTCCCGCACCAAGATGAAGACAGAGATGAAGAG gtgcaagtgtctgtcagccccCGGCCCTCACGCCCTGCTCATGGCCTTTGACTTGGAGCAGATCTGCCCCAACGACGTCAAGACGCCTAAGCTGATGGTGAAGCGTTTCGGTGAAGATGCACTTTCCCACACCATAGTCCTCCTGGCCTACGAGGGGGACGTAGACATTCTGGCCCTGGAGAACCGGGTCAGCACCGACTGGCACCTCCGGGAGCTCATCGAGCAGTGCGGCGGGCGCTACCACGTCTTCAACAAGAACTGGAGGGACCGTTCTCGAGACAAGGAGCTCCTCCAGAAGATTGAACGGATGCTGGCGACCCTGGGCGGGCAGCACTACACCAGCCGCTCTTACGGGCAGGCGGAGGAGAGCgtgaggaaggaagagaggaagcTGCTGAAGAAGAGGACGGCGGAGACGGAGGAGGCGTGGAGGGAGctggagcagcagtaccggggggagGCGCTGCGCTGGCAGATGGACGCCTACAACAACAGCGTGGGAGCAGAGATCAGGGCTAAAGCCGAGATGGACAACGGATGGTTGAGGACGTCGCTCGCCGTAGGGGCGGGGTTGGGGCTGGCCGCGGGGGCCGCCATGGGGATGGCGATGGGGGCGGTGGCGGGGGCTATGGGGATGACGATGGGAGGCGCTATCGGAGGGTTGATGGGCGGGTCGGCGGGTGGGACGGCCCAGGTAGCGATAGAACACCTGGAGGACAGAGTGGGACCACACGCTACTAACTTCAACACTGTTTTCATCAACCGCTTCTTCAGACCACCACGTTCATGA